A stretch of the Cyprinus carpio isolate SPL01 unplaced genomic scaffold, ASM1834038v1 S000006675, whole genome shotgun sequence genome encodes the following:
- the LOC122144433 gene encoding uncharacterized protein LOC122144433: MKRKTEKEKMSEGHLCLLGLIALSSLLTGTSGVDDAHVFISSGGNVRLPCNNTHKHYRPTTWPYNTLNNSAAVELIRLGIKKKDTQRHERLSLGSDCSLNINNISTEDYGSYMCRQYVNHKQQGTDARVYLHVLHVSQTEISAGLSVTLSCQLYSYPRVSCDDSVSSERIELFWVNQAGVKLTRSDSRYQISSSSGHCIISLNTTLLNEDHNREWRCEVTQRDRVKTSVTYTVKSSGEKTSSLISVRPL; encoded by the exons atgaagagaaagacagagaaagagaaaatgtctgaGGGTCATctgtgtctgctgggactgatcgctctctcttcacttctcacag GTACCAGTGGAGTAGATGATGctcatgtgttcatcagttctggAGGAAATGTCCGTCTGCCCTGTaataacacacataaacactacAGACCAACTACATGGCCCTACAACACACTCAACAATTCAGCAGCAGTTGAACTTATTCGTTTAGGGATAAAGAagaaagacacacagagacatgagagactgagtctggggtctgactgctctctgaacatcaacAACATCTCAACAGAAGATTATGGATCTTACATGTGCAGACAATATGTGAACCACAAACAACAAGGAACTGATGCTcgtgtttatctgcatgttcttcatg tctcacagactgagatcagtgcaggtctctctgtgactctctcctgTCAGCTGTATTCATATCCTCGAGTCTCTTGTGATGATTCGGTCAGTTCTGAGAGAATTGAGCTGTTCTGGGTGAATCAGGCTGGTGTTAAACTGACGAGatcagactccagatatcagatatcatCCTCATCAGGACACTGTATCATCTCTCTGAAtacaacactcctgaatgaagatcacaacagagagtggagatgtgAAGTTACTCAGAGAGATCGAGTCAAGACCTCAGTCACATACACTGTCAAGAGTTCAGGTGAGAAAACAAGCTCATTAATCAGTGTTAGACCCTTATAA